Within Amycolatopsis sp. cg5, the genomic segment GGCCGCCGGCGCCAAGCACGGCGTCGAGTTCGCGTACTCGTCGGTGGTCGTCGTCGGCGACACCCCGAACGACGTGGCGGCCGCGCTGGACCACGGCGCGGTGGCCGTCGCGGTGGCGACGGGCAAGTACACGGCGGACGAGCTGCGCGACGCGGGCGCGCACACCGTGCTGGCCGATCTTTCGGACACGGGCGCGGTTCACACCGCACTGCTCGGCACGGGGGTTTGAGCCGGTTTAAGCTGCCCGCATGTCGAACCCAGGGGGCCAGGGCTGGCCGAATCAGCCCCAGCAGCCCTACCAGCAGGGCTTTCCGCAAGCGTACGACCAGCAGTACCAACAGCCGTTCGGCCAGACGCAGCAATATCAACTGGAGCCGCAGCAGGGTTTCGGCGGCTACCCGCCGCCGGAGCCGCCCAAGAAGAAGACCGGGCTGTGGATCGCGGCCGTCGCGCTGGTCATCGTGATCGCGGTGGGCATCACCATGCTGTTCGTGTTGACCAGCAAGGACGAGCAGCGGGCGGCGCCGCCGCCCGCGCCGACCTCCGCGCCACCGCCGCCGTCCCCGTCGTCGAGCGGGGTGCCGGACAACAAGACCGAGTCGACAACGCCTGGCTGGCAGGGGCTGAAGTCCATTAAGGACGGTGCGGCGTACGACATCCCCGCGGGCTTCGACACCAAGCCAGGCAGGTCCGCAGGCTACGACGAAGGCCCGACCAAGGTCATCATGCACGAATCGATGACGTACAAAGCGGGCGCCTGCCCGGAATCACGCGGTTCCAACCGCGGCAGGCTCGGCTTCGTGACCGTCGACCAGATGGCGCCGGAAGAGGCCGCGATGAAGGCCGCCAAGGCGTGGGCCATCGCGGGCAGCACCGAAAAGGACACCCAGCCGCCGCAGATCGCGGACCCGCCGGTCAGCCAGGTGCCCATCGCGGGCGGCTCGCTGCAGGCCAGCAGCTCGACGGTGACGTTCACCTCGCCCGCCTCCGAGGAATGCCGCGCGCCGAACGTGCTCGTGCTGTCCGCGGCGTTCAAGAACGGCGACAAGACAACGTGTTTCCTGATCACCGTCGACCAGGGCACACCGGACTCGCTGCCCGCCGAGGACGCCAAGAAGATCATCGCGAGCCTGAGGCCGCTGAAGTGAGCACGTGGCCGCCCGAGGAGCCGGTGTGCTTCGTCGATCCGCTCACCGGGCGGCCGCTGCCCCCTGCTCCGGAACCGGAGCCCTTCCCGATGGCGCCGCCGGTCGAGGTGCCCGCACCCGACCGGCCGATACTGGACAACCCGCTGCGCGTGGGACTTTCCGTCGCAGGCGGGCTCACGATGCTGTCGTTCCTGCTGGTCGTGGTGATGTTCGGCGGTTCGACCCAGCAGGCCGCTCCCCCGCCGCGGCCGGTGATCGCCGAACCGGGACGGCCGCAGGTGGTGCCGTCGATCATCGGCTGGCGGCCGGTCACGGCCGACGACAACCCGTTCGTCTACGACGTGCCGCCGGACTGGGCGGTCGAGGACGCGGGCATGGTGCTGGCGCTGGAGGACCCGAACGGCAATCCGCTGTCACTGCACGGTGTCGCGCACTATCAGAACGGCTTCTGCGCGGCGCAGGACGTCTCGTCGCGTGCGCAGACCGGGTTCAGCACGATCGGCAGCGACGAGGTCCGCAGCCCGCGTGACGCCGCGCGCGAGTCGGTGCTGCAGTGGGCGGACGCGGCGTTCAGCTCCGCGGACGGGATGCTCCGGCCGGAGGTGACGCTCTCGGACCCGCGCGCCGTGCGGGTGTTCGCGAGCTCGGTCGAGGCCACGGAGATCACCGCGACCATCCACCCGGCGGAACCTTCCCCTTGTGGCGCACCGAGTGCGACCATCACGGCGGTCGCGCTGCCGCTGAGCACCGACCCGGCGTCCGGGCGCTATTCGGTGCACATGATCCTGGCCGACCAAGAGGTTTCGAACGCGCTGCCGAACGCCGTCTCCGACGAGATCATCTCGACGATCAGGCCGACTACCTAGGCGGAACCGTCGTGGTGCGGTTGGCAGGCGGGACCCAGCGGTAGCTCTTCAGAATCTGCAGCACCTGGTCGCGGCTCATGGTGTCGTCCGAGTAGACGGCCATGACCGCGCACTTCGGGTTGCCGTTCTCGCCGGAGGCGATGGAGATGGCGCCGACGTAGGCCTTGGCCGGTTCGCAGTCGCCCGGTTCGGGGGTCACCTCGATCATCGTGATGATCCCCGGCCGGGTTTTGCCGTGCTCGAAGGAAATCTGGGTCTCCTGCGAGGGCTCGACCGTGAGCTTCGCGTCGCCGTACACGTGCTTGGCGAGCTCGGTGGCGATCTTCACCGAGGGATCCGGCGCCTTGGAGGTGGCGACACCGGTGCCGCCGCGCGGGCGGTCACGGTCGCTCTCGCAGTACCCCTTGCCGTGGTACGCGGGGCGCGCGAGCCGCAGCACCGGGCCGCGGCCGTCGGCCTTCCAGTTGCGCATGGTCTCCGGCTTCGGCGTCCAGTCCGGCGGGACGTCGTAGGCGTAGGACCCGTCACGCCCGGCGACCGACTGCCAGCCGGGCACCACCGGCGGCACGACGACGGTCGGCGGCCGTGAATACGGGACGCGGACGTTGCGCGAGTCGGTGTGGGCGGGTTCGTCGGGTGAAAACAGGCGAAACCCGACGTATCCGACGGTGCCGAGCAGAACGACGGCGGCGAGAACCAGCGAAACCTTCAGCCGCTTCCCGCCCACCGTCATCCCCCTTAGTGTCCGGTCACCTTGACCAGGTGCTCGACGACGCTGTCGACCGCGATCTCCTCGCGGTCGCCGGTGCGCCGGTCCTTGACCTCGACCACGCCGTTGGCCAGCCCGCGGCCGACCACCAGGATGGTCGGCACGCCGACGAGCTCGGCATCGGCGAACTTGACGCCCGGGGTCGCCTTGCGGTCGTCGAGGATGACCTCGACCCCGGCGGCGTCCAGCTCGGCTGCGATCTTCTCGGCGCCCGCGGCGATCGTCTCGTCCTTGCCCGCGATGACGATGTGCACGTCGGCGGGCGCGACCTCACGCGGCCAGATCAGGCCGATGTCGTCGTGGTTCTGCTCGGCGAGCACGCCGACCAGCCGCGAGACGCCGACGCCGTACGAGCCCATGGTGATCCGGATGGGCTTCGAGTCGGGGCCGAGCGCGTCGAGCTCGAACGCGTCCGCGTACTTGCGGCCGAGCTGGAAGATGTGGCCGATCTCGATGCCGCGCGCGGCGACCAGTGTCCCCTGGCCGTCGGGCGAGGCGTCGCCCTCGCGGACCTCGGCGGCCTCGATGGTGCCGTCGGCGACGAAGTCACGCCCGGCGAGCAGGTCGACGACGTGGTGGTCCTTCTCGTCGGCGCCGGTGACCCAGGCGGTGCCGTCGACGACGCGGGGATCGACGAGGTAGCGCACGCCGTTGTCCTTGAGCGCCTTCGGGCCGATGTACCCCTTGATCAGGAAGGGGTTCTTGGCGAAGTCGGCCTCTTCGAGCAGCTCGAACTCGGCGGGCTCCAGCGCGGCCTCGAGGCGCTTGGCGTCGACCTCGCGGTCGCCGGGGAGCCCGATGGCGAGCAGCTCCCACTCCTTCGAGCCCGGCTTGCGGGTCTTGACCAGCACGTTCTTGAGCGTGTCGGCCGCGGTGAACTGACGTCCGAGGTCCGCCCCGTTCAGGAAGTTGACCAGGCTCTCGATGGTCGGCGTGTTGGGCGTGTGGTGGACCTGCGCCTCGGGACGGCCCTCGATCGGCTGCGCGGCGGGCGCGGGCGTGGTGACCGCCTCGACGTTGGCCGCGTAGCCGGAGTCGGTGCTGCGGACGTAGGTGTCTTCACCCGTTTCGGCGACGGCGAGGAACTCCTCGGACGCCGAACCGCCCATCGCGCCGGAGGTCGCCTTGACGACCACGTACTCGATGCCGAGCCGGTCGAACAGCTTGGTGTAGGCCTCGCGGTGCGCCTGGTACGACGTCTCCAGGCCGGCGTCGTCGAGGTCGAAGGAGTACGAGTCCTTCATGACGAACTCGCGCCCGCGCAGGATGCCCGCGCGGGGACGCGCCTCGTCGCGGTACTTGGTCTGGATTTGGTACAGGACGACCGGGTAATCCTTGTACGAGCTGTACTCGCCCTTCACGGTGAGCGCGAAGAGCTCCTCGTGCGTCGGGCCGAGCAGGTAGTCGCCGCCCTTGCGGTCCTTGAGGCGGAAGAGGCTGTCGCCGTACTCCGTCCAGCGGCCGGTGGCCTCGTAGGGCTCCTTCGGCAGCAGCGCGGGGAACTGGATCTCCTGCGCGCCGATCGCGTTCATCTCGTCGCGGACGACGTTCTCGATCTTGCGCAGCACCCGCAGGCCCAGCGGCAGCCAGGAGTATCCGCCCGGCGCGACTCGGCGGACATAGCCGGCGCGCACCAGCAGCCGGTGGCTCGGCACTTCGGCGTCCGCCGGGTCCTCGCGCAGTGTGCGAAGGAACAACGCCGACATCCTGGTGATCACTTCTGGGCTCCTCGCGGCAAACGGCCGGATATACGTTCTCAGCAGCCTAGTCAAGGGGGTGGGGGCCGCCTCAACCGGTTATCCGGTTTTGTCGGTGCCCGGGTCTAGCGTGCCGGGTATGACTCTTCAAGTAGGCATGATCACCATCGACTGCGAGGATCCGCGCGCGCTGGCCGCGTTCTGGACCGAGGCGCTCGGCCTGGCGGTCAGCCAGGACTTCTTCGGCGAGTACCTGGTCCTGTCGTCCGAGGCGAGCCCGGTCGCGATCGGCATCCAGCGTGTCCCGGAGCCCCGCGCGGGCAAGAACCGGCTCCACCTCGACCTGACCACCGAGGACTCGGCCGGCGAGGTCGCGCGCCTGGTCGGCCTCGGCGCGAAGGAGGTGGGCAAGCACGAGGTACCCGGCTTCGGCTGGACGGTACTGACCGATCCGGAGGGCAACGAGTTCTGCGTCGGCGCCGCTCACGCATGATGATCAGGTGACTCGCGTACTCATCCCCTGGTCCGATCTCGACGTGCCCGCAGGCCTCCCGGCCGAGGTGTACGACGGCCGAGGCGACTTCCCCGCCTCGCTCGGCGACGTCGAGTTCTACGTCCTGCCGTACGACACGTACCCGAAGCCCTTCGAGCTGCTCGGCCGCCTGCCCTCGCTGCGCGCCGTGCAGTCGCTGTCCGCCGGGGTGGACAAGGTCCGCCCCCTGCTGCCCGCCGGCGTGCAGCTGTGCAACGGGCAGGGTCTGCACGACCTGAGCGTCGCGGAGCACGCGTTGGCGCTGATCCACGCCTCGCAGCGGGACCTGCCGCGCTGGATCCGGCAGCAGGCGGCCGGGGTGTGGTCGCGGGAGCACACCCGGTCGCTCGCGGACAGCCGGGTGCTGCTGATCGGGTACGGCGGAATCGGCCAGGCGATCTCGCGGCAGCTGCTGGCGGCCGAGGCCCTCGTGACGCCGGTGGCCTCGTCGGCGCGCCCAGGCGTGCACGCGATCTCGGAGCTGGCGTCTTTGCTGCCGTCGGCCGACATCGTCGTCCTGATCCTGCCCGACACGGCTTCCACGCGTGGGCTGTTGGGCGCGGCCGAGCTGGCGCGGCTGCCCGATGACGCCCTGGTCGTGAACGTCGGACGAGGGTCCGCGGTGGTGACCGACGCTTTGGTCGCCGAGACCTCGTCGGGGCGGCTTCGGGCGGCGCTGGACGTGATGGACCCCGAGCCGCTGCCGAGCGACCATCCTTTGTGGACGATCCCGAGCGTGATACTGACGCCGCACATCGCGGGCGGGTCAGCTTCGTTCTACCCGCGCGCGAAGCGCCTGGTCGAAGAGCAGCTGCGCCGCTTCGACGCCGGGGAACCCTTGCTGCACTTGGTCAAAGGGTCGTGAGTGGTATGGCCGGTTAGAACCGGCCATACCACTCACGACCCCTGAGCTGGGCGTGGTTACGTCCTAGACGCGGGGCTTCCCTCGCCCAGCTTGGCTTGTATGAAGGCTCCCCTCATACAACCCGGACTTGTATGAAGGCTCCCCTCATACAGCTATACGCGATGAAGGCTCCCCTCATACACCCAGACTTGTATGAAGGGAGCCTTCATACAGGCGGGTGCCCGGGAACGCATGGGTCGTGAGCGTTTAGGGCGGTTATTGAGGGGAAGGTCAAAGGTGGTGTGTTGGTGTTCGGACACGTCCGTTCGTGTGGTCGCGAAGGCGCCGGTCGAACCGGGGGTGCGAGGGGACCCCTGGGTGCGATATGCGCACTGAGGGGTCCCCTCGCTTCAGCCCTCGCACCCGCAACATTCATGACCCTCGCGGAGTAAAGCGGGCTTTATCCCGCGCACCACAGCCCTCGGCTATCCGCGAGTGGTGACTCTGCTCCGCTAGATGCAGCAGAGTTACCACTCGCACATCCCTCGCTCCCGGACCTGGTGCCCGGCGAGCCCGCGACCGCGGCCGACGCACCACCTTTGGGTTACCGCTCAATAGAACCGCCCGCAACGCTCACGAGCCTTTAGGTCCACAGGGTGCGCGAGGCGACCCAGCGGCGGGTGACCGTGGCCAGGCGTTCTTGGTAGACGCGCACGCCGGTCGTCCCGGGCGGCTCGGGCAGGCGGCAGCTGCGTTCGGCATGCCCGGCGAGAGCCACCCCGAAAGCAGTCACCGCCCAGGCCGGAATGCCTGTCAGGGCAGGGCGGCGGCGCAGGAGGCGGTCCACATCCGACGGGTCCTGACCGGCCGCGAGCATGTGCGGCACCAGGGAGACCAGGTCCAGCCAAGCGGCGCCACGCGCCGGGTAGCGCCAGTTGATCACGAGCACCCGGCCAGGTCCGGTCAGCACCAGGTTCGACGGGTTCAAGTCGTTGTGCAGCAACGTGTCCCCCTCGGCCCAGGGGTGCCACGAGGTCTCCATCGCGACGAGGGCGTCGAGGTTGCGGGCGCACCAGGCGTCGAGGTCGCGCGGTGGGTCGAGGCGCAGCTCGCGCCAGCCGTTCAGCAGCGGGCCGAGGTCGTCGAGCGCGCTGGGGGCCGACTCGACGGGGCATGGCGTGAGTGTCCGTGCGAGAGCGCCCAAAGCGGTGAGCGCGGCCGAGACGTCGGGCGAACCGGGGCGCAGCTTCGGGCGGGTGCCCTCGATGTCCGAGAACACCAGCACGTACCACTCACCGTCCACAAGGGACAGCAGCTGCGGCACCGGCGCCGAGGCGGGCAGCGAGCCCGCCACCTCGGCCTCCGCGCGGTAGCCGCCGACGCGCTGGCTATACGACGGCAGCGCCTTGAGAAAGACCCAGCGGCCGTCTTCGAGGTGCAGGCGTGACGCGACGCCGCCGTCGAACTCGGGTGATTGGCGGAGTGAACGGGTGACCGGAGACCCGAGGCTCCGCTCGACGGCGGCACGGATCGGGAGCGGGAGATCCTGCCAGCCCGCTTGCATCGCACCCCCCAGAAACCCTCACCGACCTGGGCAAGGGTACCGGGTGCTCACTCGACCGGGTGAATGAAGTTGAACCACCGCATGTCGACGCCGTAACCACACCTTTCGTAGATCCCGAGCGCGCCGTTGACGTTCTCGAGATCGACGTTGAGCACGGACCGCTGGAAGCCGCTCGCCTTGGCTTCGGCGAGGGTGTGGCCGAGCAATGCCGTCGCCACGCCACGCCCGCGCAACGCCGTTCGCGTGCCGACGTGGCTGACATAGAGCTCGCGGACACCGGTCGCCTCGGCGTCGGACGCGAAGAAGGCGCTCAGCACGTAGGCGACGACCTCGTCCCGCTCCGGCGACAGCAGCAGGAAGGACAGGTCGGGCCGGAAGTCCTTGTGGCCGGTGATGTTGTGGCGGAAGCCTTCCGGTGACTGCGCGGCGCTGCCCCAATGCCCGGCGAAGGTCTCGTTGACCGCCAGCCGGGTGAGCTCCTCGTACTTGTCCTCGTACGGCACGAGCGGCAACTCGACGGGCAGCGGCCGCGCCGCCGGGAGCGTTTCGAAGGGCGCGCGCATGTCGATGAGGGTCCGCGACCGGCGGTAGCCGTGGTTTTCGAACACGCCCGTCATCCAGGCCTGGGTTTCCGACGCGTGGCCGTGCAACTCGAGCGGCGCGTCCGGGAACGTCTTCGCGTGGACGCGCTTGCCGGCGCGCACGAAGAAGTCCGCCAGGTACTCGGCCACCTCGGGCAGGCGATAGTCGGGGTGGGCCATTCCCTCGACGCGCATCTTGTGCTCGGGGTTGGCCTCCTCACGGCGCTGGACCAGGCCGTAAGCGACGAGCCGATCGCCGTCCCAGCCCGCGATGGACGCCTCGTCCAAGTCCAGGAGAGGACTGTCGTACTCCTCGCGAAGATCGTCGGCGCTGTAGTGCTCGCCGGTCGGGTCGAGCGCTTCGGAAGCGGCGAAGACCTTGGCCAGCTGCACGGTGTCGTCAAGCCGCAAGGGGCGCCACTGCAGTTCCATGGATCGAGGCTAAGCTCGCGCCTCCGGCCGCCGCATCCGATTTACGCACGTCTACCCTTTAGGGCGTGCTGGTGCTCCTCCCCCCTTCCGAAACCAAGGCCCTCGGCGGCAACGGCCCGTCACTGGACCTGGACTCGCTGTCGCATCCCGAGCTGACCCCGGTCCGCCGCAAGCTCGCTGACGCGCTGCACGGGCTCGCCGCCGACATCCCCGCCAGCATCACCACACTCGGCATCACGCCGAACCAGACCGACGAGATCACCCGCAACGCCGAGCTGTGGACCTCGCCGACGCTGCCAGGGCTGGAGCGCTACACCGGCGTCCTCTACGACGCGCTCGACATCGGCAGCTTCTCGAAGCCGGCGCTCGCCAAGGCGAACAAGCGCCTCGCGGTGGCGTCGGCGCTGTTCGGGATCGTCAGGGCCGAGGACCGCATCCCCGCGTACCGCCTCTCCGGCAACACCTCGATGCCCTCGCTCGGCACGTTGCGCGGCCTGTGGCGCCCGACGCTGGAACCGGTTTTCGAGAGCATGGACGACCTGATCGTCGACCTGCGCTCCGGCGCGTACTCGGCGCTGGCCCGCATCCCGGGCGCGGTGGACGTGCGCGTGGTGACCGACGTGAGCGGCGTGCGCAAGACCGTCAGCCACTTCAACAAGTCCTACAAGGGAAAGCTCGCCGCCGTGCTGGCCACCGCGAGCCGTGAGCCGTCCACTGTGGACGGGCTGGTCAAACTGATCGGCAAGGCCGGGCTGCGCGTCGAGCGGACCGGCGAGCGGAAGCTCGAACTCGTCACGGACCATCAATAGTTCAGTACCCCTACGGATTTCCTCCCCGATTGTTCCGCGCACCGCGGCCACGGACAGTGGCCGCAGGATCATCGGAAAGGAATCACCGTGAAACGAACTCACCGAGTACTGGGGCTGTGCGCGCTCGGCCTGGGCATCGTCGCCGCGCTCCCTGGCCCAGTGGCCGCCGCGGAGCCGTCGGCCGCGGTCGCCCCGACCGGCGACGTGCACATCCCGCCGACGATGCGCACGCAGTTCTACAACGGCCAGGACAGTTCGGTGAAGGAGTTCCCCTTCATCATCGCCGGGCTTCGTGAAGGCGGCTCGCGTCCGCAGGGCCAGACCTGCACCGGCTCGGTCGTCGCGCCGCGCAAGATCCTGATCGCCGCGCACTGCAAGGCGGCCGAGGGCAAGAAGACCTTCGTGTACGGCCGTGACGACCTCAACGCGGGCGGCGGCACGACCGTCGGCGTCGTCAGCTACGACACGCACCCGAAGTACGTCAACTTCGACCAGGGCTACGACGTCGCGGTGGTCACCACCGACGCGGACATCCCGGTGCCGAACGGCCAGTACGCCAAGGTCGCGACCTCGTCGGACACCGAGCTGTCGAAGCCGGGCAAGAGCGGGGTCGGCGTCGGCTACGGCAAGAAGGACTTCAACGACGACTCCAAGGACGTCACGGTCGACAAAGCGACACTGCCGGTCCGTGACCCCGGCCAGTGCACCGGCGTCGGCAACGGCGTGAAGCCGGCGACGATGATCTGCGCCGGGTTCGCCGACGGCAACCCGACGATCCTGCCCGGCGACAGCGGCGGCCCGCTGATCATCGACGGCAAGGTGGCCGGTGTCGCGTCGTGGAGCCGCAGCGACTTCAAGTGGTACAGCATCTACGGCAGGCTCAACAACGACATGGGCGACTGGGTCCAGCAGCAGATCGGCACCCCGCCGACGCAGGACAAGTTCACCCTCGCCGTCACGCCCGGCTCGGTGAAGGTCGACCCCGGCAAGTACGTCTCGGCCACGGTGACCAGCAAGGCGGGCACCAACGGCAGCGAGAAGGTCGACCTGACCGCGTCGGGCCTGCCCGAGGGCGCGACGGCGACGTTCCAGCCCGCGTCGATCAACTCCGGTGACAGCGCCAAGGTGACCATCGAGACCGCCGCGAACACCCCGCAGCGCGACTACCCGATCACCATCTCCGGCAAGGGCACCGCGGACACCGCCACCACGACGCTGACTCTGACCGTCGGCACCGGCACCCCGCCGACCGGCGACATCAAGGTCACCGTCAACCCCGGCAGCGGCAGCGTGCGGCCCGGTTTCTTCGCCTCGGCGACGGTCTCGGCGACCGGCGGCTCCGGCAGCCTCTCGCTCAAGGCCAGCGGTAGCGGCCTGCCGTTCGCGCCGTTCTTCAACCCGTCGACGATCAGCAGCGGCGGCAGCTCGACCATGCAGGTCGTGGCGCCGTTCCAGGCGGGCACCTACCAGGTGACGATCACCGCGACCGACTCGTCCGGCAAGACCGGCACGGCGACGTACACCCTGAACGTGTCCTGACAGTCCTCTTGTCTCACCCGGTACGCCGCGGCCACGATGGTCGCGGCGTACCGGTATGAGGAGGACCTTTGATGGACTACGACGCGGTGGTCGTCGGCGGCGGGCACAACGGGCTGGTGGCGGCGAGTTACCTGGCCCGGAGCGGGCGGAGCGTCCTCGTGCTGGAGCGCCGCGACGAGGTCGGCGGTGCGGCGGTGTCGTTCCGCGCGTTCCCCGGCGTCGATGTGCGGCTTTCGCGCTACTCGTACCTGGTCAGCCTGCTGCCGAAGAAGGTCATCGCCGATCTGGGCCTGCCGGTGGACCTGCGGCGGCGCCGGATGTCGTCGTACACGCCGGTCGGCGACGGCGGCCTGCTGGTCGACACCGGCGACGCCGAGCGCACGGCCGGGTCGTTCGCCACGATCACCGGGTCGTCGCGGGACTTCGAGGCCTGGAACCGGTTCTACGGCATGACCGCGCGGGTGGCGGAACGTACCTTCTCGACGTTGACGGAACCCTTGCCCAGTAAGGAAGAGCTGCGAGCGCG encodes:
- a CDS encoding phosphotransferase family protein encodes the protein MQAGWQDLPLPIRAAVERSLGSPVTRSLRQSPEFDGGVASRLHLEDGRWVFLKALPSYSQRVGGYRAEAEVAGSLPASAPVPQLLSLVDGEWYVLVFSDIEGTRPKLRPGSPDVSAALTALGALARTLTPCPVESAPSALDDLGPLLNGWRELRLDPPRDLDAWCARNLDALVAMETSWHPWAEGDTLLHNDLNPSNLVLTGPGRVLVINWRYPARGAAWLDLVSLVPHMLAAGQDPSDVDRLLRRRPALTGIPAWAVTAFGVALAGHAERSCRLPEPPGTTGVRVYQERLATVTRRWVASRTLWT
- a CDS encoding trypsin-like serine protease, whose amino-acid sequence is MKRTHRVLGLCALGLGIVAALPGPVAAAEPSAAVAPTGDVHIPPTMRTQFYNGQDSSVKEFPFIIAGLREGGSRPQGQTCTGSVVAPRKILIAAHCKAAEGKKTFVYGRDDLNAGGGTTVGVVSYDTHPKYVNFDQGYDVAVVTTDADIPVPNGQYAKVATSSDTELSKPGKSGVGVGYGKKDFNDDSKDVTVDKATLPVRDPGQCTGVGNGVKPATMICAGFADGNPTILPGDSGGPLIIDGKVAGVASWSRSDFKWYSIYGRLNNDMGDWVQQQIGTPPTQDKFTLAVTPGSVKVDPGKYVSATVTSKAGTNGSEKVDLTASGLPEGATATFQPASINSGDSAKVTIETAANTPQRDYPITISGKGTADTATTTLTLTVGTGTPPTGDIKVTVNPGSGSVRPGFFASATVSATGGSGSLSLKASGSGLPFAPFFNPSTISSGGSSTMQVVAPFQAGTYQVTITATDSSGKTGTATYTLNVS
- a CDS encoding 2-hydroxyacid dehydrogenase encodes the protein MTRVLIPWSDLDVPAGLPAEVYDGRGDFPASLGDVEFYVLPYDTYPKPFELLGRLPSLRAVQSLSAGVDKVRPLLPAGVQLCNGQGLHDLSVAEHALALIHASQRDLPRWIRQQAAGVWSREHTRSLADSRVLLIGYGGIGQAISRQLLAAEALVTPVASSARPGVHAISELASLLPSADIVVLILPDTASTRGLLGAAELARLPDDALVVNVGRGSAVVTDALVAETSSGRLRAALDVMDPEPLPSDHPLWTIPSVILTPHIAGGSASFYPRAKRLVEEQLRRFDAGEPLLHLVKGS
- a CDS encoding GNAT family N-acetyltransferase: MELQWRPLRLDDTVQLAKVFAASEALDPTGEHYSADDLREEYDSPLLDLDEASIAGWDGDRLVAYGLVQRREEANPEHKMRVEGMAHPDYRLPEVAEYLADFFVRAGKRVHAKTFPDAPLELHGHASETQAWMTGVFENHGYRRSRTLIDMRAPFETLPAARPLPVELPLVPYEDKYEELTRLAVNETFAGHWGSAAQSPEGFRHNITGHKDFRPDLSFLLLSPERDEVVAYVLSAFFASDAEATGVRELYVSHVGTRTALRGRGVATALLGHTLAEAKASGFQRSVLNVDLENVNGALGIYERCGYGVDMRWFNFIHPVE
- a CDS encoding proline--tRNA ligase; this encodes MITRMSALFLRTLREDPADAEVPSHRLLVRAGYVRRVAPGGYSWLPLGLRVLRKIENVVRDEMNAIGAQEIQFPALLPKEPYEATGRWTEYGDSLFRLKDRKGGDYLLGPTHEELFALTVKGEYSSYKDYPVVLYQIQTKYRDEARPRAGILRGREFVMKDSYSFDLDDAGLETSYQAHREAYTKLFDRLGIEYVVVKATSGAMGGSASEEFLAVAETGEDTYVRSTDSGYAANVEAVTTPAPAAQPIEGRPEAQVHHTPNTPTIESLVNFLNGADLGRQFTAADTLKNVLVKTRKPGSKEWELLAIGLPGDREVDAKRLEAALEPAEFELLEEADFAKNPFLIKGYIGPKALKDNGVRYLVDPRVVDGTAWVTGADEKDHHVVDLLAGRDFVADGTIEAAEVREGDASPDGQGTLVAARGIEIGHIFQLGRKYADAFELDALGPDSKPIRITMGSYGVGVSRLVGVLAEQNHDDIGLIWPREVAPADVHIVIAGKDETIAAGAEKIAAELDAAGVEVILDDRKATPGVKFADAELVGVPTILVVGRGLANGVVEVKDRRTGDREEIAVDSVVEHLVKVTGH
- a CDS encoding VOC family protein — protein: MTLQVGMITIDCEDPRALAAFWTEALGLAVSQDFFGEYLVLSSEASPVAIGIQRVPEPRAGKNRLHLDLTTEDSAGEVARLVGLGAKEVGKHEVPGFGWTVLTDPEGNEFCVGAAHA
- the yaaA gene encoding peroxide stress protein YaaA — translated: MLVLLPPSETKALGGNGPSLDLDSLSHPELTPVRRKLADALHGLAADIPASITTLGITPNQTDEITRNAELWTSPTLPGLERYTGVLYDALDIGSFSKPALAKANKRLAVASALFGIVRAEDRIPAYRLSGNTSMPSLGTLRGLWRPTLEPVFESMDDLIVDLRSGAYSALARIPGAVDVRVVTDVSGVRKTVSHFNKSYKGKLAAVLATASREPSTVDGLVKLIGKAGLRVERTGERKLELVTDHQ